From Nicotiana tabacum cultivar K326 chromosome 15, ASM71507v2, whole genome shotgun sequence, the proteins below share one genomic window:
- the LOC142169431 gene encoding mitogen-activated protein kinase kinase kinase 20-like produces MDNQESEKMLHWKKHYVVGTGFYGSSVYFASPMGDPSYFSSPPFAAVKSSEFQYSSPLRKEGKILQELRGCPYILHCFGEDESLENGKSTYNLLLEFAQGGTLRDLLNSKVGKKISEEEAAYYTYQILMAIFHIHSKGYIHCDINPQNILVFPNAVIHANGVNNRLKLADFGSAQRKGEKTCLKSSMYLGESLCYVSPEFIEKGNFQPVSDIWSLGCILCEMISGTMVWSEAEAKGKEDGLELHIVCKHPKIPKDVSAIAMDFIKKCLEKKHERRCTAEDLIKHPFVQNFLDASTDWISKRDMFTAHSRDTLGSHFIPFKLFP; encoded by the coding sequence aTGGATAATCAAGAAAGCGAAAAGATGTTGCATTGGAAGAAACACTATGTTGTTGGTACCGGTTTCTATGGAAGCTCGGTATATTTTGCTTCACCAATGGGGGATCCCTCTTACTTCTCTTCTCCCCCATTTGCTGCAGTTAAATCGTCTGAATTTCAATACTCTTCTCCTCTGAGAAAGGAAGGGAAGATTTTGCAAGAGCTTAGGGGCTGTCCCTACATTCTtcattgctttggtgaggacgaaagCCTTGAAAATGGCAAAAGTACCTATAATCTGCTGCTTGAATTTGCACAAGGGGGGACACTTAGAGATTTATTGAATTCAAAGGTGGGAAAGAAAATTTCTGAAGAAGAGGCAGCCTATTACACTTACCAAATTTTAATGGCCATTTTTCACATTCATAGCAAAGGTTATATTCATTGTGATATAAACCCCCAAAACATTCTTGTCTTTCCTAATGCTGTAATTCATGCTAATGGAGTAAATAATAGATTGAAGTTGGCGGATTTCGGTTCAGCACAAAGGAAAGGAGAAAAAACTTGCCTAAAAAGCAGTATGTATCTTGGAGAGAGTCTCTGTTATGTCTCCCCTGAGTTTATAGAGAAGGGAAATTTTCAACCAGTCAGCGATATTTGGTCCTTGGGCTGCATTCTTTGTGAGATGATCAGTGGAACCATGGTTTGGTCTGAAGCCGAAGCCAAAGGAAAAGAGGATGGATTAGAATTGCATATTGTTTGCAAGCATCCGAAAATCCCAAAAGATGTTTCTGCTATTGCGATGGATTTCATAAAGAAATGCCTTGAAAAAAAGCATGAAAGAAGATGTACAGCAGAAGATTTGATTAAGCACCCCTTCGTACAAAATTTTCTTGATGCTTCGACTGACTGGATTTCAAAGAGGGACATGTTCACCGCACACAGTCGTGACACTCTTGGTAGCCATTTCATACCATTCAAGCTTTTCCCCTAA
- the LOC107830689 gene encoding protease Do-like 5, chloroplastic isoform X2 — protein sequence MQQLKGQVTDYHVIAKLATDQSGLQHCKVSLVNAKGESIAKGAKIVGVDPAYDMAFLKIDVEGDEIKPVSAGTSHGLHVGNSGGSSGRVIGLSKATSPAAAPVCPQGLTFPYQLTQLYGP from the exons ATGCAACAGTTGAAGGGACAG GTTACCGATTACCATGTCATTGCTAAATTAGCTACTGATCAAAGTGGACTGCAGCATTGTAAG GTTTCTTTAGTGAATGCTAAAGGAGAAAGCATAGCTAAGGGAGCGAAGATCGTAGGTGTTGATCCAGCATATGATATGGCTTTTCTCAAG ATTGACGTTGAAGGTGATGAAATAAAACCAGTCTCTGCTGGTACCTCCCATGGCTTACATGTAG GGAATTCAGGTGGTTCATCTGGTCGTGTAATTGGTTTAAGTAAGGCAACCTCACCCGCAGCG GCTCCGGTATGTCCTCAGGGGTTAACTTTTCCATACCAATTGACACAGTTGTACGGACCATGA
- the LOC107830689 gene encoding protease Do-like 5, chloroplastic isoform X1, producing the protein MQQLKGQVTDYHVIAKLATDQSGLQHCKVSLVNAKGESIAKGAKIVGVDPAYDMAFLKIDVEGDEIKPVSAGTSHGLHVGNSGGSSGRVIGLSKATSPAAISNMLQAPVCPQGLTFPYQLTQLYGP; encoded by the exons ATGCAACAGTTGAAGGGACAG GTTACCGATTACCATGTCATTGCTAAATTAGCTACTGATCAAAGTGGACTGCAGCATTGTAAG GTTTCTTTAGTGAATGCTAAAGGAGAAAGCATAGCTAAGGGAGCGAAGATCGTAGGTGTTGATCCAGCATATGATATGGCTTTTCTCAAG ATTGACGTTGAAGGTGATGAAATAAAACCAGTCTCTGCTGGTACCTCCCATGGCTTACATGTAG GGAATTCAGGTGGTTCATCTGGTCGTGTAATTGGTTTAAGTAAGGCAACCTCACCCGCAGCG ATTTCAAACATGCTGCAGGCTCCGGTATGTCCTCAGGGGTTAACTTTTCCATACCAATTGACACAGTTGTACGGACCATGA
- the LOC107830689 gene encoding protease Do-like 5, chloroplastic isoform X3, with translation MQQLKGQVTDYHVIAKLATDQSGLQHCKVSLVNAKGESIAKGAKIVGVDPAYDMAFLKVVSGLGREIRHQMEPPLKDLFNQRLPLMEFRWFIWSCNWFK, from the exons ATGCAACAGTTGAAGGGACAG GTTACCGATTACCATGTCATTGCTAAATTAGCTACTGATCAAAGTGGACTGCAGCATTGTAAG GTTTCTTTAGTGAATGCTAAAGGAGAAAGCATAGCTAAGGGAGCGAAGATCGTAGGTGTTGATCCAGCATATGATATGGCTTTTCTCAAG GTAGTTAGTGGATTAGGCAGGGAAATACGGCACCAAATGGAGCCGCCATTAAAGGACCTATTCAATCAGAGGCTGCCATTAAT GGAATTCAGGTGGTTCATCTGGTCGTGTAATTGGTTTAAGTAA
- the LOC107830689 gene encoding protease Do-like 5, chloroplastic isoform X4 translates to MQQLKGQVTDYHVIAKLATDQSGLQHCKVSLVNAKGESIAKGAKIVGVDPAYDMAFLKVVSGLGREIRHQMEPPLKDLFNQRLPLMLGIQVVHLVV, encoded by the exons ATGCAACAGTTGAAGGGACAG GTTACCGATTACCATGTCATTGCTAAATTAGCTACTGATCAAAGTGGACTGCAGCATTGTAAG GTTTCTTTAGTGAATGCTAAAGGAGAAAGCATAGCTAAGGGAGCGAAGATCGTAGGTGTTGATCCAGCATATGATATGGCTTTTCTCAAG GTAGTTAGTGGATTAGGCAGGGAAATACGGCACCAAATGGAGCCGCCATTAAAGGACCTATTCAATCAGAGGCTGCCATTAATGTTG GGAATTCAGGTGGTTCATCTGGTCGTGTAA